The Arcanobacterium pinnipediorum genome includes a region encoding these proteins:
- a CDS encoding glycerophosphodiester phosphodiesterase family protein, translating into MNNLHQSSWLMKNARVLWLYTKYQLVSKIFVVLIAVPLSRFIVGALVHASGRTSLSSGDYLDFFLSIYGLPVILLAIPFLITIFGVDIATFVFLGALVEEDTTRVRMRDVFRASLRSLKLFYSPIGVFLVLFVALIFPLIGSGIALGPLKNFKIPNFITSVIFSSPLYTIAYGAVILLAGVVAVIYIFTLHFALLAKNSLSEAMTNSRILIARHWKRFLRDYFLAILRIILVTVGFVLIVIALTTLISTFIATYVSDTTLITIFLMLTLAELFAYVSFILVPLLITALTRLFYRFNAQEGVTIHQPLDLDAEVFAHDSQQPMKVRTKIQLVAIFVVITAGNLGIAYFAERDFEEVFATNTNIDIVAHRGGGDLGAENTVQGVEQAIKHGAQWTEIDVQRTKDQHYIVNHDSSFERVSGVSKKPSELTLEEIAKLRVNNEFFPDEPPQPVATLTDILDAAKNKIGVFIELKGSDADHQMVDDVVKLVQANAMEDHVVIISLDYDLITYTEEKYPHIQTGFVYFFATGDLSELVGDYLIMEEGQASEERIMQAQDAGRKAFVWTVNTEESIQKFSQSNADGIITDHVVELQDAMTRAQQRTPIEIIIDAFF; encoded by the coding sequence ATGAATAATCTACACCAATCCTCGTGGCTTATGAAAAATGCTCGCGTTCTTTGGCTTTATACAAAGTATCAGCTCGTTTCTAAAATCTTTGTTGTTCTTATTGCGGTTCCGCTCTCAAGATTTATTGTCGGTGCTCTCGTTCATGCTAGCGGCCGAACCTCGTTGTCTAGTGGGGATTATCTTGATTTCTTCTTAAGCATCTACGGTCTACCAGTTATACTGTTAGCTATTCCGTTTCTCATCACCATATTTGGCGTAGATATAGCTACATTTGTTTTTCTTGGTGCGCTTGTCGAAGAAGATACGACGCGGGTGCGAATGCGTGATGTTTTCCGCGCCTCTTTGCGCTCGCTTAAGTTGTTTTATTCTCCGATAGGGGTATTCCTTGTTCTTTTTGTTGCTCTGATCTTCCCGCTGATCGGTTCCGGCATAGCGCTTGGACCGCTGAAGAATTTCAAAATACCTAACTTTATTACCTCAGTTATTTTCAGTTCACCGCTTTATACAATTGCCTATGGAGCAGTTATCCTACTGGCTGGTGTTGTGGCCGTTATCTATATTTTCACTCTCCATTTTGCGTTACTTGCGAAGAACTCATTATCTGAGGCTATGACAAACTCTCGCATCCTTATCGCTAGGCATTGGAAGAGATTTCTCCGCGATTACTTCCTCGCAATACTAAGGATCATTCTTGTCACAGTAGGTTTTGTGCTTATCGTGATAGCGCTAACTACATTGATTTCTACATTTATCGCTACCTACGTCTCTGATACAACACTCATCACCATATTCTTGATGCTGACTTTGGCGGAACTGTTCGCGTATGTGTCATTTATCTTAGTTCCGCTACTCATCACGGCTCTCACGCGGTTGTTTTATCGCTTCAACGCCCAAGAAGGCGTGACCATTCACCAACCGCTTGATCTCGATGCAGAGGTTTTTGCACACGATTCGCAACAACCGATGAAAGTCCGGACAAAAATCCAACTCGTTGCGATCTTCGTCGTCATAACCGCCGGAAATCTGGGTATCGCATACTTTGCGGAACGCGACTTTGAGGAAGTATTTGCAACAAATACGAACATCGATATTGTCGCTCACCGTGGCGGCGGAGATTTAGGTGCGGAAAACACTGTCCAAGGAGTTGAGCAAGCGATTAAACACGGCGCTCAATGGACCGAAATCGATGTGCAACGCACCAAAGACCAGCATTATATCGTCAACCACGATTCGAGCTTCGAGCGCGTTAGCGGGGTATCGAAAAAACCTAGTGAACTGACTTTGGAAGAAATCGCCAAACTGAGAGTCAATAACGAATTCTTCCCCGATGAACCTCCACAACCAGTAGCTACGCTAACCGACATCTTAGACGCTGCCAAGAACAAGATCGGAGTCTTCATTGAACTGAAAGGTTCTGATGCGGATCATCAGATGGTCGACGACGTCGTTAAACTGGTTCAAGCCAACGCCATGGAAGATCACGTCGTCATTATCTCTTTAGACTACGATCTCATTACCTATACTGAGGAAAAATATCCTCACATTCAAACTGGTTTCGTCTACTTCTTTGCCACTGGTGATCTATCTGAACTAGTGGGGGATTACCTCATTATGGAAGAAGGCCAAGCTAGCGAAGAACGCATCATGCAGGCACAAGATGCCGGGCGAAAAGCCTTTGTTTGGACAGTTAATACAGAAGAATCCATTCAGAAGTTCTCCCAATCCAATGCCGATGGCATCATCACCGATCACGTCGTTGAGCTTCAAGATGCAATGACACGTGCCCAACAACGAACCCCAATTGAAATCATCATTGACGCATTTTTTTAA